The stretch of DNA AGCAGATGCGGCACACCCTGAAAGCTCTGGTTATAGAAATCGACCAGCTGCCGGCGTCGCTTCCGGAAGGACTCGAGTCGAGACAGCTGCGAGCAGCCGAGGGCACATTGCAGGTCTGTGATCCGGTAATTGAAGCCCAACATCTGCTGCTCGTAATACCATGGGTTCATGTCCCCCCGGCTGATGCCACCCCCGGGAAAGGCATCCGTACGGTTCAAAAGCTCCCCAGGCGTGTTGGTGATGCCATGGGAACGTAGCCTGGCTAGGGCGTTCCGGAGAAGGTCGTCATTGGTATAGACCACCCCACCCTCTCCGGTAGTGATGTGCTTGACCGGGTGGAAGCTCATCACGGCCATGTCCGAGTAGCGGCAGGATCCGACCTCGCTGTCTCGGTACCGGGAGCCCAGAGCATGGCAGGCATCCTCGATGATCATGATCCGGCGGTTGAGCCTCGCCTCGGCCTCGGCCACCACCTGGCGAATGGCTGCCATGTCGCAGCTCTGGCCCGCAAAATGGACCGGGATCACCGCCCTGGTCTTTTCGCTGATTCTGGCGGCCAAGTGCTCTGGCGCCAGATTGTAGGTCCGGGGATCGATGTCAGCGAAGACCGGGCGGGCGCCGCAGTATGCCGCGCAGTTGGCCGAGGCAACGAAAGTGATTGGCGAGGTGACCACCTCATCCCCTGGCCCCACTCCAGCTGCCAGGCAGGCGAGGTGCAAGGCCGCAGTTCCCGAGCTGACCGCCACGGCGTGCCGGGCCCCGACTCGGCCACACAGAGTCGCTTCCAGCTCCGGGATCTTGCGCCCTTGGGTGAGGTGGGTAGAGGAAAAAACCTCAACCACCGATGCGATGTCCTGGGCATTGATGGACTGTCGGCCATAGGCGATCAGCTTGCCGCTCAACCCCTGTCCCTGTCGGATTCGCTCCGCCACCCCGTCGTGCCAGTCCAGGCAGAAACGGGCGATGGAATGCTCGAGGGTAGGCATCGACTGAGACAGCGCCTGGGCTATTCGGTCCACGGACAAGGACAGATCCTTGCAGCGCCGGGCGGCAAACGAATGGTCGTCCACCGAGATCGGCTCGACGAGCCTGTCATCGAGGCCACAACCACGGGCGATCTCCCGGATGAAGGCGTATTTCGTCATCGCGGTGCTGCTGGCGCAGTTGTAGCACCCGACCAAGTTTTTCGTCAGGGCGTCGCCCAGGATCTCCGCCAGGACCATGGTGTAGATGCTGGAAAAACGCACGTCGCTGAAGCCGTGCAGCCGGCGACCAGCGGCAAGCGCCCGGATGACCCACTCCCCCAGGCTGGCCTTGTCCTGAATATTCCATCCAAAGATGTTCGTGCGCAGAATGAGTGGATCCCGGGCCAGGAGCACCTCCTGTTCTCCGGCTAGCTTGCTGGAACCGTAACAATTGAGGGGCCGGGGCGGATCAAGCTCGCTGTAACTGCCGTTGCCGCCGGAATAGACCGAGTCACTGGAGATGTACACGACCTTGCTGGCGACCTGGCTCGCCGCCCGGACGACGTTGCGCGTCCCCTGGACGTTCCGCATCGCCGCACCCGCAGGATCCCGCTCGCACCGGTCGATGTCGGTCCAGGAAGCGCAGTGAATGACGATATCGGGACAGGCCTCGGCCACGATCCTGGTCAAGAGGTCTTCATCCAGGATGTCACAACAACGGCAATGGACACCCTCCATGAGCACCGGGTGCTCGTGGAAGATGCCCGAGACCTCGTACTCGGTCTTCAGCACCTGGGCCAGGTTATTGCCGAGCAGGCCGCTGATGCCGGTGATGAACAGGCGCTTGTTGGTCGAGGTCATGGCGTACAGACGTGGGGCCTCAAGCAGGCAGATCGTCCATGGACCAGCGTGAGCCCTCGATGGAGTAGTCGTCCACGATCTGCTCGATCAGGTCGCGAAGCTCTCCGACGCCCATCCATTGTGCATTGTTCGCCGAGGTGTACTCGAAGCCCTCGGGGCAGGGCCGGCCCTGGCCATCGATCATCAACTGCTCCCTCTTGCGAGCATCGGCCTGGATGACATAGCACTCCCGGAACTCCACGGTGTTACGG from Thermodesulfobacteriota bacterium encodes:
- the pseC gene encoding UDP-4-amino-4,6-dideoxy-N-acetyl-beta-L-altrosamine transaminase, whose amino-acid sequence is MTSTNKRLFITGISGLLGNNLAQVLKTEYEVSGIFHEHPVLMEGVHCRCCDILDEDLLTRIVAEACPDIVIHCASWTDIDRCERDPAGAAMRNVQGTRNVVRAASQVASKVVYISSDSVYSGGNGSYSELDPPRPLNCYGSSKLAGEQEVLLARDPLILRTNIFGWNIQDKASLGEWVIRALAAGRRLHGFSDVRFSSIYTMVLAEILGDALTKNLVGCYNCASSTAMTKYAFIREIARGCGLDDRLVEPISVDDHSFAARRCKDLSLSVDRIAQALSQSMPTLEHSIARFCLDWHDGVAERIRQGQGLSGKLIAYGRQSINAQDIASVVEVFSSTHLTQGRKIPELEATLCGRVGARHAVAVSSGTAALHLACLAAGVGPGDEVVTSPITFVASANCAAYCGARPVFADIDPRTYNLAPEHLAARISEKTRAVIPVHFAGQSCDMAAIRQVVAEAEARLNRRIMIIEDACHALGSRYRDSEVGSCRYSDMAVMSFHPVKHITTGEGGVVYTNDDLLRNALARLRSHGITNTPGELLNRTDAFPGGGISRGDMNPWYYEQQMLGFNYRITDLQCALGCSQLSRLESFRKRRRQLVDFYNQSFQGVPHLLRPFEAETCDSNFHLYVLLFDFVRIGLDRRQVILSLRHRGIQTQVHYIPVHTQPYYRQTFGTAWGDCPEAEQYYRQCLSIPLYPAMTDEDARKVVREITTLVTRGR